The sequence ATTTAGATGCCATCAATGTAGAAATATGTTGCCTAATTGATCATCGTGCTTGTAGTTTGAAGCGACCACCGCTATGTGGATAGCCAAGTGGATAATTTTGATGTCCAGTGGATACTATCGCGCTGCAACTCTCGAACTATCCAATTGGGAGTATTCCTAAATTGCGTATCAAACGATACTTATTTGTGGTTCTGTATTGTTTGTAACTAACTGTGGATATCACCGAACAAATTTATCAACTTGTCAAGCAATGGGGTCGAGCCTTAGATTCATCTCAAGCTAGTACTGCACTGCGTCAGATTGCTCAAATTAGCGGTTGCATCCCCAATACTCCTCAACATTTTACTGAACAAGAAGACAAAAAAGTAATCGGATGGTTACAAGAAAATCATCCTAATGCTTACCTATGGGCAATTACACAACGCTCAATGGGTCATCCCGCAATAGTTTGGGGTGCAGTCAGTAAGTAAGCATTCAAAAGTTAGTTATCAGCTATCAGCTAAATTTGTTTAGTCTTTAACTATTTAGCAAATAGCAGTAACCATCCTATATAAAAATATTACCTTGTTACATAATCTCCAAAACTTGAATTTTTTGAGAAATACCACAATGATTGCCAATACTATAACTTGTGTTCGTTACTCTTTAGATGTAATTAAAGAAGAGGTAAATTATCTATTAAATCAAGGAGTAATTTATCGCCAACAACGAATATACATTTTATTAGAACATTTCCCCGCCCGTGACTGGAATGTTGTTGAAAGTGAGTTAGAAGAAAATGGTTATTTACTGCGCGATCGCATTGGCGATCTCTTAGCTTGTGAACAATGGACGAATGATTAAAACTGGCAAATCCTACAATTCTCTCCCCCAGTATGGAATTGTGTTAAAATATTAATAATCATGTCTATCAATTAATATTTATATATTTTTAAGGAAAAGTCGTGACTAACCGCAATGACTTTCTAAATCCCCGTAGCCGTTACTATGGTGATGTTCATCCAGAAAACTTAGTATTCAATGCTAAT is a genomic window of Oculatellaceae cyanobacterium containing:
- a CDS encoding DUF4327 family protein; translation: MIANTITCVRYSLDVIKEEVNYLLNQGVIYRQQRIYILLEHFPARDWNVVESELEENGYLLRDRIGDLLACEQWTND